GCGTGTATTAGATGTTATAAAAGATTGGGGAGACTTAAATTTAAATAAAGGTAAGACATGATAGTTTATTTACGAATTCCTTCATCAGTAAATTTTTCTTTTAATGCTCTTTCCGTTGGAAATACGGAGCATATTAAAATTACTGTTTGAACAATTATCAAAAGCAAACCCATGTTACCAATAATCTCCACAGAAGCTCCATAGAATGGAATTGGAATAAGAAGTGATGGAACAGAAATAATCCATCCTATTTTCCACCAAAGTTTACCACAGTGCTTTTGAGCAAAAAGCCATGTATCTATATTTTTCATAGAACGAGATGTTCGATACCCTATTATGCTGTTGATATTTTTAGGAGAATGTTTCCACATTATCTGTCCACCCAATATCATCAATATTGGCGTTAATTGATTAAAACAAAATATAAACCACCAAAACCACATTTTTATCATCTCCATGTAAAATATTGCATTATTTTTATTCTTTTGGCTTTTATTTAAAAGAAAAACCATGTTCCAAACAGAGAGTATACCTTAAAATATTCTTTACTATCAATTTCAATCATATCTATAAAGAAATTTTGAGCATATAATTCAATTTTAGTTTTTTCATTACCTTGTGTGTTTACAGCTGTAATCGTATTCTTTTCACACCTTTATTCATATTCTACCTCCTCCTAAAAAGGAAAATGATTATTTCACCATAGAAAGTACCGCAAAAATCGTACAAAAAATAGTTATTATTAGAAGAAAAGTGCCTCCTACTCTCATAAAAGCAAGGTACCAATCAGAAGGCTCACCATTTTTTACTGAGAGAAAATGCTCAATTTTCCAAAGTATTTCCGGTTTCACAATCATCATAATACTAAGAATATATAAGAAAACAATCCACCAATAATCCATATACGTTCCCCCTCAGTGTGATTATTTGCAACTTTTATTTTTCTATTACTTTTCATAAAATTATACCATGAATAAACTAATACCGCATCATTTTTTTAAATATAAATAACAAAAAGGAACTGTTATTTTAAACGTTATTCAGAAACATTTAAAGCAACAATTCCTTTTATCAAAGTCACGATTTTGGAACTTCTACTCTCTTATTCATAATCTAAACATGCTCTTTCCGTCACATAAGGGCGAACATAAGTATCTGCCACTTTTACGTGTTCCGGATGTGAGCCGTATACAGCTACATCTTCTGCTTTCTCCAGAGTTGTTACCAACGCAATATCGTGTGTGCTGGATGATAATGGTTCTTCTACAAATTCCACTGTCAGAAGTCCCGGTACTTTTCCTACCAAGCTTTTTAAATTCTCAGCCATTGCCTTTTTAAGTGCCGGTTTTTCAGCATCCTGAATTTCCGGTTTAAACTTCCACATAACAATATGATGTACCATAATGTACCCTCCTTATAACCGCTAAATATAATTTCATTTTAGCGTTGCTGTTTCACCTTGTCAACGATTTTTTAACCCTGTGCAGCAGGTTCGTCTATCTTTGAAACAGAATATTGGAATACATGGTTAAAAAGCAGTCCGTATACAGCGCCTAAAATGTTGTTGAAAATTCGGAAAAATACAGCGCCCTCAACGCCTAAAATACTTACGGCAATCGCCATAGCCCCGAAGGAATTAAAGACTGCCTGCCAACCGTAAGTAGCAGAAAATCCAACGCCAATTCCTCCTACCACACCAATGTAAGGATAGAAAGATTTTGGCAAAATTGGGTAAACAAGCAAAAATACAATTCCGCCAATTACATTTCCCGGAATTCTTCCTTTTACTCTGGTTTTAACATCCTCATGGAAGGGAAGAATAACAGACATTGCTGCAATTCCTGCCCACATAGCTCTTGGGATATGTAATAAGCCTGCCAAAAGAATAACCGTAGATACACCAAAAGTAACAGAAAGCTGCCATCTGGTTCTCATAGAATGCAAATCAAATTCACGGAGAAGGTCTTTCCAGCTTCTTTTATAAGTCACATGCTTATGATTACGGTAAAATACAATACCTGTAAGCAATGCTCCCACTGCAAGACCGGCAAGACGCAAAAGATACATTTTACCTGTCACATCATAACCGTATAAAAGTAAATAACCTAAAACTAAGGTAGAGTGGTTTCCCATAATAACATTATGGCAACCTAAAAGCATCAAAACAAAAATACATGCCAGATTTACCAGTAATTCTGTAAAAAGCCCTCCCATATTTGCCAGTCTTGGACCAAAGGCTAAAATACCGAAAATAATGAAAAGGGAACTAAGACCGTGAGGGGTATAAATACCAAAATCTGCAAAGCGAAATACCATAATGCACAACAAAATCACAACACCTACAACGCTGTTTGCATCACCGAAAATCTTACTGTACCCGATTACAAACGCCATGCAGAATACCATTGTAATGAAAATCTTGAACAAATAAATAGCTGTGTGCTTCAGTTTTTCTTTACCGGTCAGAGAACTTTTAATCACGGCTTTGGAGCCCGCCTGATTGAGCTGTAATTCTTGATAAATTGTCATAAAATGACTCCCGTCCTTTCTGTATAATTTTACCTAGCGGGGAGGCATTATACCATTAGAAAAGACGTTTGTCAAATTTTATTTTACAACTTTGATGCTTTCGATGACCGGCTGGTCTTCCGGTAGCACCGTACCATTGTCATCTATTACCTTTGCCTCACTACAGATTTTATCTACAATTTCTATACCTTCTGTCACATGTCCGAAGGCAGCATATTGTCCGTCAAGGAAAGTGCTGTCCTCATCTACGATAAAAAACTGAGAGCTGGCGCTGTCCGGAGCCTGAGAACGAGCCATAGATAATGTTCCCTTTTTATGAGAAATCGTATTGTCTACACCGTTTTGAGAAAATTCCCCTTTAATAGTTTCCTCAGAACCTCCTGTGCCGTTACCCAGAGGGTCGCCGCCCTGCATCATAAATCCGTCCATAATGCGATGAAAAGTCAATCCATCATAAAATCCTTCTTCTGCCAGAGAAATAAAGTTTTCTACTGTAATTGGCGCCTGTTTCGGATCCAATTCTGCTTTAATAGTTCCATAATCTTTAATATTAATCTCTACTTTAGGATTATCGTTATTATCTTTTTCACCACATCCGGCTAATATAAGTCCCAGTACACTGGCTGCTGCAATCATGCGAGTCAATTTTTTCATGAATTTATAATCTCCTTTAAGCTTTTATTGCCCATCTCATTTTAGTAGAGCGTGAACGGCTGTTTCTTGCACATTCCTCTGCCGAAGGTCTGATAACATCTTTTGAAATTTCACTGTAAACACCTTCCCTGTAAAAACGCTGGAATGCTTTTTTTACTAGACGATCCTCTCCGGAATGGAAAGTCAAAATAGCAACACGAGCTCCCTTATTTAAAACAGTAGGAAGTTTTTCCATAAATGCTTCTAACACTTCAAATTCGCTGTTTACATCAATACGCAAAGCCTGAAATGTTCTGGCACAGGATTTTTTTACCATTTCTTTTCGTTCTTTTTCAGGGATACGTACCAAAGCTTTTTCTACTGCTTTTTGAAGCTGTGTTGTAGTTGTTATGGGATTTCCTCTCCTGATTTCAGAAATAATGGTGTTGGAAATTTCTTTTGCATAAGGTTCGTCTGAATTTTCAATCAACATTCCTTCCAGCTCCGGCTGTGAAATATCTTTTAAACGCTCTGCTGCTGAAATTCCTTTTTCAGGGTTTAAGCGCAAATCCAGAGGACCTTCAAATTTATAAGTAAATCCACGTTCAGGATTATCAATCTGCATGGAAGAAACCCCTAAATCTGCCAGAACAAAATCAAAACCGCCTGCTTCTTCTTTTAGTTGGTCTACATCGGCAAAATTCATCTGCTTAATTGTGAGAATATCTTCTTTGTAGTCCATTTTTTCCAAACGCTCTTTTGTTTTCTTTATCTCTATGGGATCTACATCCAAGGCATATAAATGCCCTTTGCCTTCTAAACAGCCTAACATCTTGGAGGAATGTCCTCCATAACCTAAAGTGGCGTCAAGTCCTATCTGTCCCGGCTGAATTTGCAGAAAATCTAAAATCTCCTGCACACAGATAGAAATGTGCATTCCTGCCGGTGTTCCGCCTTTTTGAATAACTTTTTCAATGGTATCTGCATACTTTTCCGGCTGTAATTCTTTGTATTTTTCTTTATAGCTTCTGGGATGTGTACCTTTATAGCGTACCCGTCTTTTATGCTGCTGTTCCTGATTTTCCATTTTCTACTCCTATCTTGAAAGATTAATATCCTTTGATTTCATGATTTTAAAAATTTCTTCTTCACTTACCACATTAAAATCGTGCTGCACCATTAATTTCATTACACTGGCTGTAATAGAAAAATCAATGAGCTTCTGCGGTGAAAAATGATTTGCCAACGCATGCAAAAGTCCCGCTGCAAAAGCGTCTCCTGCCCCTACCGCTTCTAAACTGTGTACAGTGTGAATTGGACTTTCATAAAATTTTCCGTCACACAGATAAATTCCCATCCACTGTCCGTCTTCTACGGTATAAATGTTTCTTAAAACACTGGCAACGGCTTTACAATTTGGATATTGCTTTATAATTTCTTCCATGCCTTTTTTGTATGTTTCAATCTGGTCAATTCCATGTGCCATGTCTCCGTCAAAAGCATGAATACCTAAGCTTGCCTCAAAATCTTCATCATTGGCAATACATAAATCCACATAGTGCATTAATTTTTTCATAACGCTCTGCGCTTTTTCTGTACTCCACATTTTACTGCGGTAATTCAAATCACAAACCACCTGAATGTTATGCTCTTTGCAATATTTTAAAGCTTCTGTCACGGCAATTTCAATCTTTTCACTGATTGCCGGAGTAACACCGGAAAAATAGAAAATATCTACATCCGGAAGAAGGCTTTCCCAGCAAAATTCTTCCGGTTCTGCCATAGATAACGCACTGTATTCTCTGTCATAGACAACATTCGTCTGACGAATGTTACTTCCTTTCTCAAAATAATAGATGCCCAGACGTTTTCCGCCTTTCAAAACAAGGTCTGTATTGACACCATAACCACGAATTTCTTTTAAGGCAGCCATGCCCACAGGGTTATCCGGCACTTTTGTAAGGAAAGAAACCGTATCCTCCAGCATTGCCAGAGATACCGCAACATTGGCTTCTGCCCCTCCAT
The DNA window shown above is from Blautia hansenii DSM 20583 and carries:
- a CDS encoding SdpI family protein, whose product is MEMIKMWFWWFIFCFNQLTPILMILGGQIMWKHSPKNINSIIGYRTSRSMKNIDTWLFAQKHCGKLWWKIGWIISVPSLLIPIPFYGASVEIIGNMGLLLIIVQTVILICSVFPTERALKEKFTDEGIRK
- a CDS encoding peptidylprolyl isomerase, coding for MKKLTRMIAAASVLGLILAGCGEKDNNDNPKVEINIKDYGTIKAELDPKQAPITVENFISLAEEGFYDGLTFHRIMDGFMMQGGDPLGNGTGGSEETIKGEFSQNGVDNTISHKKGTLSMARSQAPDSASSQFFIVDEDSTFLDGQYAAFGHVTEGIEIVDKICSEAKVIDDNGTVLPEDQPVIESIKVVK
- a CDS encoding DUF6199 family natural product biosynthesis protein, which encodes MDYWWIVFLYILSIMMIVKPEILWKIEHFLSVKNGEPSDWYLAFMRVGGTFLLIITIFCTIFAVLSMVK
- the rsmH gene encoding 16S rRNA (cytosine(1402)-N(4))-methyltransferase RsmH, producing the protein MENQEQQHKRRVRYKGTHPRSYKEKYKELQPEKYADTIEKVIQKGGTPAGMHISICVQEILDFLQIQPGQIGLDATLGYGGHSSKMLGCLEGKGHLYALDVDPIEIKKTKERLEKMDYKEDILTIKQMNFADVDQLKEEAGGFDFVLADLGVSSMQIDNPERGFTYKFEGPLDLRLNPEKGISAAERLKDISQPELEGMLIENSDEPYAKEISNTIISEIRRGNPITTTTQLQKAVEKALVRIPEKERKEMVKKSCARTFQALRIDVNSEFEVLEAFMEKLPTVLNKGARVAILTFHSGEDRLVKKAFQRFYREGVYSEISKDVIRPSAEECARNSRSRSTKMRWAIKA
- a CDS encoding sugar kinase; this encodes MKILTFGEIMLRLKTPEHLRIIQSQNFEASYGGAEANVAVSLAMLEDTVSFLTKVPDNPVGMAALKEIRGYGVNTDLVLKGGKRLGIYYFEKGSNIRQTNVVYDREYSALSMAEPEEFCWESLLPDVDIFYFSGVTPAISEKIEIAVTEALKYCKEHNIQVVCDLNYRSKMWSTEKAQSVMKKLMHYVDLCIANDEDFEASLGIHAFDGDMAHGIDQIETYKKGMEEIIKQYPNCKAVASVLRNIYTVEDGQWMGIYLCDGKFYESPIHTVHSLEAVGAGDAFAAGLLHALANHFSPQKLIDFSITASVMKLMVQHDFNVVSEEEIFKIMKSKDINLSR
- a CDS encoding FUSC family protein, with protein sequence MTIYQELQLNQAGSKAVIKSSLTGKEKLKHTAIYLFKIFITMVFCMAFVIGYSKIFGDANSVVGVVILLCIMVFRFADFGIYTPHGLSSLFIIFGILAFGPRLANMGGLFTELLVNLACIFVLMLLGCHNVIMGNHSTLVLGYLLLYGYDVTGKMYLLRLAGLAVGALLTGIVFYRNHKHVTYKRSWKDLLREFDLHSMRTRWQLSVTFGVSTVILLAGLLHIPRAMWAGIAAMSVILPFHEDVKTRVKGRIPGNVIGGIVFLLVYPILPKSFYPYIGVVGGIGVGFSATYGWQAVFNSFGAMAIAVSILGVEGAVFFRIFNNILGAVYGLLFNHVFQYSVSKIDEPAAQG
- a CDS encoding Dabb family protein, encoding MVHHIVMWKFKPEIQDAEKPALKKAMAENLKSLVGKVPGLLTVEFVEEPLSSSTHDIALVTTLEKAEDVAVYGSHPEHVKVADTYVRPYVTERACLDYE